A section of the Negativicutes bacterium genome encodes:
- a CDS encoding methyltransferase, giving the protein MDEQAYEKILNIKTTGEQKIFNKDYHYNRYEATSYNVLTTLLHNYKFKPTDTIVDFGCGKGRLNFYFNYYAKCHTVGIEMNSFFYQQAQINKTTYQAKHKKQLSFISFENCFAEEYEINSQENIFYFFNPFSVQIFQKVLNNIINSVQTTPRPITLILYYPDIDYINHLENTAFSLLQEIKIEPNYHQDSRNTFLIYTM; this is encoded by the coding sequence ATGGACGAACAAGCTTATGAAAAAATATTAAATATCAAAACAACCGGCGAACAAAAAATATTTAACAAAGACTATCACTATAATCGATATGAAGCAACATCTTATAATGTTTTAACTACGCTTTTACACAACTATAAATTTAAACCCACTGATACCATTGTTGACTTCGGCTGTGGTAAAGGTCGCTTAAATTTTTATTTTAATTATTACGCTAAATGTCATACCGTTGGTATTGAAATGAATTCGTTTTTTTATCAACAAGCGCAAATTAATAAAACAACTTATCAAGCCAAGCATAAAAAACAATTGTCCTTTATTTCATTTGAAAATTGCTTTGCTGAAGAATATGAAATTAACTCTCAAGAAAATATTTTTTATTTCTTCAACCCTTTTTCGGTGCAAATATTTCAAAAAGTCCTTAATAATATTATAAACTCAGTCCAAACAACACCTCGTCCGATAACTTTAATCCTCTATTACCCTGACATTGATTATATTAACCACCTTGAAAACACCGCATTCTCACTACTACAAGAAATAAAAATCGAACCAAACTATCACCAAGATTCACGCAATACTTTTTTAATCTATACAATGTAA